Sequence from the Amycolatopsis sp. NBC_00345 genome:
GGTGAGCACGTCGTAGCCCAGCCGCTCCGCCGTGCGGCACTTGGCGAGCCAGTCGTCGCGCTCGTCGAGGGAGGTGAGGTTCACCCCGAACCGGAACGGCTTCACGACCGCACTCCCGCGAAGTCCAGTTTGGACACCGGCGTCGACAGGTGTTCGGCGAACCCGCTGAGCACGGACCCGATGTCGTGGGCCACGCGCTGGGCTTCGGCCGCGCTGACCTGGTCGCCGCGGTAGGACAGCGTCCCCAGTAGCGCCTCGGAGGTTTCGGTGAACGTGACGGTGATCGGGAACTTGCTGACTTCTTCGGCCCGGGACACGAAGTTGACGGGCGTCAGCCGCGCTGGGCCGAGCCGGGCCGACCAGCGCGACACACCGACATTGTTGACCATCACGTCGACGTACGGCGTGCGGCCCGGCAGCCGCGACGGCCGAAGCTCCCGCACCACCGATTCGAGCGGCACGTCCTGGTATTCGAAGGCGTCGATCACGCTCTCGCGCACGGCGTCCAGCAGGTCCGCCAGCGTGGTCGCGGGCTCGGCCCGGGAGCGCAGCACCAGCGTGTTCAGCCGGGGCCCGATGACCTCGCCCGCGCCGGGCCCGCCGCGGGTGGCGACCGGGATCCCGAACGTCAGGTCGTCCTGCCCGCTCCAGCGGTGCAGGACCGCGGCGACCGACGCGGCCGCGATCATGAAGCCGGACACCTTCCGCTCCAGCCGCACCGGGAGCAGCGCGGCCGTGGTGCCCTCGGCCAGCGGAATCGTGACAGCGCCGTGGGGTTCCGGCTCCGCCGGCCCGGTCAGTGCCAGCGAGCCGGGCGCGCCGTCGAGCCGTTTCCGCCAGTGGGCGAGGTCCTCGGCGCTCACCTCGGCCTCGGCCCGGTCGTGGTACTGCGCGGGCGGCGGTGCCGTCCGGGCGCGCCCCGTGGCGAGACGATGGCACAGCTCGAGTTCGCGCAGCAGCAGCGGCACCGACTCACCGTCCAGCACGAGGTGGTGCGCGCACAGCGCGAGCACCTGGCCGCCTTCGGCCACGTCGAACAGCCCCGCCCGCAGCAGCCGGCCCCGCGTGGGATCCAGCGACCGGCCCGCCTGCTCCGGCCATTCCGCCAGCCGCTCCGCTCTGTCCACAGCGGACAGTCCGGACAGGTCGGCGGTGTCGAGCTCGGCCTGGTGGGCCGGCAGCGTCTCCTGGTACAGCAGGCCGTCTTCGTCGACGAACCGGGCCCGCAGGATCTGGTGGCGGGTGGTCAGCAGGGTGAGGGCGGAGCGCAGGGTTTCGGGCTCCAGGTGCCCGGACACCGTCCAGGACAACGGAATGTGGTAACGCGCGTGCTCCGGGTCCAGCCGCTCGGCGAGCCAGATGCCCTCCTGGAACCGCGACGCGCGGAACACCGTCCCGGCGCGGGCCTGCGCGGTCCCGGCTTCCGCCGTCTTCGGCGCGCGCGCCACGACTTCGGCCAGGTCGCCGAGGACCGAATGGGCGAACAGGTCCCGCACGGACACGGTCACCCCCAGCCGTTCGTTGATGCGGTGCACCACCGCGCTCGCCAGCAGGGAATGGCCGCCGAGGAGGAAAAACGAGTCCAGCGGGTCCACCGAGGCCACGCCCAGCGTCTCGCACCACACCTGGGCGAGCGCGGCCATGACCTCCTGGTGCGTGTCCGGCGCCTTGCGCGGTGCCGCACCGGCTGCCGGAACCGGCGCCGCGGCCGGACCGGCCGCCCGGCTCGGATGGAGCCCGGCCCGGCCCTGGGCGAGCGTCCGCCCGGGATCGGCGGTCATCTCGGCCACCATCGTCAGGTGGTCGTCGGCCAGCGCGCTGAGCAGGCCGGCGCCGAGAGTGCCGTGGTGGTCCTGCCAGATCAGAGACGAGCCGCTGCCGTCCTCCTGCAGCAGCACCGTCAGCCGCTGGTCCGACGCGTTGGTCGCGTCCACCAGGTCCAGCTCGGCCGGGCCGAAGTCGAGGTGCCGCACGTCGTGCGGACCGGCGGCGGTGTTCCAGTAGGTCAGCACGACGTCGCTCACCCGGTCTCGCGCTTCCGGCCCGACCAGGTCGGCCGCGCGGAGGATGGCGGCCAGCGGCAGGCCGCCGTGCGCGGTCGCGGCCCGGAGGTCCCGGCTCAGCCGTTGCGCCAGCTCCCGATACGTGTCGCTGTCGCGCATCCGCTGCCGGATCGGCAGCAGGCCGGCGAACGAGCCGACCTGCTCCGACAGCGCGTTGCCCCGCCGGCCGTGGTGGGCCGTCGAGACGATCAGGTCGTCCGCGCCCGAGTGGTGGTGCACCGCGGCGAACAGCGCGCCGTACATCATGGTGAAGTAGGTGACGCCCAGCTCCCGGGCGGTCCGTTTGACCTCGGCCACGAGCCCGGCCGGGACGGGCACGACCACCGGCGGCGCTCCCTGGCTGCCCTGGTGCGCGGGAAGCGGGCGAGCCGGTGCGGCCCCGGAGAGCGTGCTCCGCCAGAACGCCCGCATCGGCGCCCCCTCGGCGCCGACCGCCAGCTCCCACGACCGCCGCGCGTAGTCGGCGAACGGCGCCACGTCGTCCGGTTCGCCGAGCCGCTCACCGCGGTAGGCGCGGCTCAGGTCGTCGAGAACCGGCGGAATGGAGGCGCCGTCCAGGACGAGGTGGTGCACCGTGAACACCACGGTGACGCCTTCACGACCGCGGACGACCTCGACT
This genomic interval carries:
- a CDS encoding condensation domain-containing protein, producing MTAPEPLAQKELPLSALQEAMWVSWQVEPERWVHLVPLTLAVRGELDLDRLREAVAVLCARYPMFTGRVVVTPEGTRLTWADAPAIPFVVTDGDEQAVHDARRRPIDLAQGPLARVEVVRGREGVTVVFTVHHLVLDGASIPPVLDDLSRAYRGERLGEPDDVAPFADYARRSWELAVGAEGAPMRAFWRSTLSGAAPARPLPAHQGSQGAPPVVVPVPAGLVAEVKRTARELGVTYFTMMYGALFAAVHHHSGADDLIVSTAHHGRRGNALSEQVGSFAGLLPIRQRMRDSDTYRELAQRLSRDLRAATAHGGLPLAAILRAADLVGPEARDRVSDVVLTYWNTAAGPHDVRHLDFGPAELDLVDATNASDQRLTVLLQEDGSGSSLIWQDHHGTLGAGLLSALADDHLTMVAEMTADPGRTLAQGRAGLHPSRAAGPAAAPVPAAGAAPRKAPDTHQEVMAALAQVWCETLGVASVDPLDSFFLLGGHSLLASAVVHRINERLGVTVSVRDLFAHSVLGDLAEVVARAPKTAEAGTAQARAGTVFRASRFQEGIWLAERLDPEHARYHIPLSWTVSGHLEPETLRSALTLLTTRHQILRARFVDEDGLLYQETLPAHQAELDTADLSGLSAVDRAERLAEWPEQAGRSLDPTRGRLLRAGLFDVAEGGQVLALCAHHLVLDGESVPLLLRELELCHRLATGRARTAPPPAQYHDRAEAEVSAEDLAHWRKRLDGAPGSLALTGPAEPEPHGAVTIPLAEGTTAALLPVRLERKVSGFMIAAASVAAVLHRWSGQDDLTFGIPVATRGGPGAGEVIGPRLNTLVLRSRAEPATTLADLLDAVRESVIDAFEYQDVPLESVVRELRPSRLPGRTPYVDVMVNNVGVSRWSARLGPARLTPVNFVSRAEEVSKFPITVTFTETSEALLGTLSYRGDQVSAAEAQRVAHDIGSVLSGFAEHLSTPVSKLDFAGVRS